The following is a genomic window from Zalophus californianus isolate mZalCal1 chromosome 10, mZalCal1.pri.v2, whole genome shotgun sequence.
CCTTGCCTCTGAGGACCACCCAAGACAGGCAGACCTGCTTCTGAGCCCAGTGCTGATACCTCCTGGCTGAGAAGAATCACTGTCCTGTCTGGGCCCTTctgttcccatctgtaaaatggggcactGTCACCATGGATCATTCTCTTTATttaaagctaacatttattgagcacttacactGTGCCTGCCAGTGTCTCAATCACTTCAcacacattaactcatttaatcctcttaacaacccctgtgaagtaggtactagtatcattattctattttacagttgaggaaactgaggcaaagtcAGGCTCATATGACTAGGAAGTGGTAAAGCTGGGGCTTGAACCAGGCAGTGCTCCAACCCTGTCCCACACTGGCCAGGACATACCATCATCACTGTTCCACAGGGGCCACCCCTGGCTGGGGTCACCACAGATATCCAGTCCCGGTCGCCCCTCTCACGGAAGCCTGAGCACTGGCTGTCACGCAGGTACATGAAAACCTTCTCAAAGCCCAGGCTCTTCAGCTGGCACTTGCTCAGGGACACCTTGATGTCATTGGCTCCACACTCCAGCCTGCGCTCCAGGAGGGAGAGATCTGAAAtgggcagggaaggcaggatTGGAAACCTGGGACCACAATTCAGCATCCAGCACATCCCCAGAGCCCGGGCCCAGCTGTCAGGCTGGCCACCAGCCGGGGGCACTCAGATTTAGCCCCTGTCTCATCTTGCTGTGGTCTCCTCTCTCAGAGGGACGGAGACACAAGACTGGATTCCCAGCATCATTGGATGGATCCACATGGCCAACCATCAGCTCCATGTTACCCTAAGTGTGGATTGTATGcaaaaaacaatattattttcaggtcattcactgcccccgcccccagcattAAATACACTGAAtctcagtaaaacaaaacaacaaacaaacacaataaTCGCAGTATCTTTCCATCCTTTCTATATTAAAGAGATAGTCCACACTAGCTACTAATGTTTTTAATGCTATATACTTgctaatttcccttttaaaacaACGGAGTGCAGACATCAGGCTAAGTGTTTGGGGCACACAGTGACAtccagctggatttttttttaactttttaaaattgaagtattaCACAGCTGCCggaatttaataattttctttcattgtattcatttttactgttacCTTCTATCTAAGGTAAGAGTTACTTGCCACAGATAGATGCAGCAGTGGCCTTAAGTATCCCaagtttatttaaaagaagaaggatTCAACCAATTTAAAGAAGAACaagttaataataaaaaccacagtCCAGGTAGTACTTGGATAAAACGAAATTGTAAAATTGGTACTAAAATCATGActgaagtttgggaaatactATCCTGCTTCAGTCATTGtacatatggggaaactgaggcttggagaccCACAGAGCCCTGCTCAGGATCCTCTGCTGATCAGAGGAGGGCCCAGCCCTAGAAACCGCAGGCTGGTCACCAGTCCTGTGTTCTTGAGCTGCAGAAATCCGGCTTAGGCAGCCTTTGGCCAACAAGTGGTAGCCACCTGTACTGTGGTGTGGGAGCCTCAGGAGGAAGGCTGGgggtaaggaggttcctcaagctCTGGGAGCTTTGGGGTCAACTAAAGGGAGCCCAGGAGCCCAGAGAGCTTCTCCTGGTTTTAACAGATATTACTGGACCCACTTTTCACTCAGATGGGATGATATGCATCCCTGCATCATCCCCATATGTCCCCAACTCACACATAGGAATGTGTGCCTCCCCCAGTTGCTGACATTTCTCAACACATTGCCCTCCTCCTACTGGTCTCACCAGTGATGTTGAAGTCCTGTTTGCACTGGCAGCTCCATGTGCCATCATCCGATTTGCAGTCCTCGTCTGTACTGCACTCCTCACATGTCCCCAACACGGAGCTGGGGTCTGCAGGATCACAGACACTGTCAGTCAACAGGGCTGCTCCCCGGTCTCCCGTGGGGCCCACCCAGGTCTGGAGTGGGAGGTAGGGGGAGACGCCCACTCACCTGTGCAATAGGCCAGATAGCACTCGGGGGGCGCGCTTAGGTTGTAGACATAGTAGCCACCAGCACAGGCCTTCACCTGGACAGGCGTGTGCCACAGGCAGCAGTGGCCACTCCAGTGTGCGCAGGCTATGCGGCTCACTATGCCCTCATCACTGGACGGGTGCGTGCCGTTGAGCCACATGGGCGCGGCCGTGTTGCAGTGCAGGACCGGCACGCAGGTCTCCGCCAGGCGCACACCGCCTGGCCCCATGAAGCGGTACCAGCCGCTCAGGCCCACGTCGCAGGTGTAACCCACCCCATGCTCGGTGCTGCGCCAGTACTCATCCAGGATGCGGTACTCCTGGCACGGGTCCGCGCACACCAGCGCGTCGCCCTCGGGCACGCAGTCCAATCCCGGCCCACAGGAGCCTGGGGAGCACTCGCAGTGTTGCCCGTCCCCCAGGTAGCCCTCGGGACAGACACACGAGTAATTGCCCTTGCTATTGACACAGGTGGCCAGGGCGTGGCAGTGGCTGAGCCCGGGCTCGGCGCACTCATCCATGTCGGTGCAGCCCAGCCCGGGCGTCAGTCGGAAGCCGTCAGGGCAGGTGCACAAGTAGGAGCCCGGCATGTTCACGCAGCTGCTGTCCTCAGAGCAGTTGTGGGCCCCAGGGATGACACATTCATCCAGATCCACGCACACAAGGCCATTGCCAGTGAAACCCACCTGGCAGGAGCATGTTGTGACAGCCCCGTCCTCCATGCAGGTGGCATTGCTGTGACATTCAGAGCAGTTCCCTGTGGATAGAAGAGTCCGGCCTCAGAGTGGGGGCAGCTGGGCCAGTGGTCACTCAGAGAGTCCTCCTGCATCCCTTAGGGTACCATGTTCTTTAAGACTTGGTCCCTGGATGACTCCCTCCCAAACAACTAAACAAAACTCCCCTGATGCTTCCACTGTGCATTCTTCTCTGTTAAGCATTGCTTTCAAAgtatgtcttcttttaaaatatccacaTTTCCACATCCAGAGGAATAATACAGAGTTCTTGACACTTTGGTAGGATTTAGGTGACCCTGTCACCCCTTCCCCACCTTTGAACATTTAATGCCTTTTGCTCAgatcttccctgcctcccctctgaaGACTTCCCCAACTCTCCCTGACAGGGCAGTCGCACTTTGTGTGACATCCTCCATAGCAATAAACACAGTAAAGATAACGAGCTGTATGCTTTTCActcattatctcattgaatcATCGCCAATGGCCCTGTGGGATCGCttttgtatttacccttattttaaagataagcaaactgaggttcagagggtTTAAGCCACTTGCTCTGTTggtaagcagcagagccaggacagAAACCTAGGTGGCAGGACCACAGAGTATATGCTCTTAACCTCTTAACCATGACACTGAAATGGCATTTACTGTGCCCCAAAGTACTCCAGCTCAGGGGAGACGCCCAGCTCAGGGGAGATGCCCAACTCCCTTCCCCAGGGAGAAGCTGAAAGCTAGATGAGGATAATGCAAGACCCAATGGAATGACCTCTTAAGAGTGCAGGGGGAGGTGTTTGGGAGCCACTGTGGTGTGTTAGACCTTGACCTTCCAGTAAATTGCCAGGGGATCTTAGTGTTAGTCTAGACTCTTGCCTCCAATGTGTGATCCAAGGACCACAGCATCAGTATTACCTgagagcttgtcagaaatgcagaatttcaggccCTATGCAgggcctactgaatcagaatctgcactttAGCAAAACTCCCATCTGAATCCTGTATAcattaaagtataaaaaatggatttagaggggcgcctgggtggctcagtcgttaaacgtctgccttcggctcaggtcgtgatcccagggtcctgggatcgagccccgcatcgggatccctactcggcgggaagcctgcttctccctctcccactccccctgcttgtgttccctctcttgctgtatccctctctctgtcaaataaataaataaaatcttaaaaaaaaaacagatttagaaTAAATCAAATTCTAAGCATGATAGGAGAGGAAGCCAGACCTCCTCTGTTAACAGCAGCATCGTTCcctgcacacacaaacacacacacacacaacgccCCCACTTACTTGCTTCCAAGGTGTCAGTGGATGCAGCTATGATGACCCAAGAGGTTACCATGACTACCATCCACACCGAGGTCAGAGAGGAAAGCTGCCCCATTCTTTCTGCTCTTCACAGCTTCTTCTGGTCTGGGGA
Proteins encoded in this region:
- the UMOD gene encoding uromodulin; this encodes MGQLSSLTSVWMVVMVTSWVIIAASTDTLEARNCSECHSNATCMEDGAVTTCSCQVGFTGNGLVCVDLDECVIPGAHNCSEDSSCVNMPGSYLCTCPDGFRLTPGLGCTDMDECAEPGLSHCHALATCVNSKGNYSCVCPEGYLGDGQHCECSPGSCGPGLDCVPEGDALVCADPCQEYRILDEYWRSTEHGVGYTCDVGLSGWYRFMGPGGVRLAETCVPVLHCNTAAPMWLNGTHPSSDEGIVSRIACAHWSGHCCLWHTPVQVKACAGGYYVYNLSAPPECYLAYCTDPSSVLGTCEECSTDEDCKSDDGTWSCQCKQDFNITDLSLLERRLECGANDIKVSLSKCQLKSLGFEKVFMYLRDSQCSGFRERGDRDWISVVTPARGGPCGTVMMRNETHATYSNTLYLADEIIIRDRNIKINFACSYPLDMKVSLKTSMQPMVSVLNISVGGTGMFTVRMALFQSPAYTQPYEGSSVTLATEAFLYVGTVLDGGDLSRFALLMTNCYATPSGNATDPLKYFIIQDRCPRTKDSTIQVVENGESPQGRFSVQMFRFAGNYDLVYLHCEVYLCDTSTEKCKPTCSGTRFRGGGSIDQTHVLNLGPITRKNVQAVVSRAASSSLGFLKVWLPLLLWATLTLMSQ